A window of Xenopus laevis strain J_2021 chromosome 1L, Xenopus_laevis_v10.1, whole genome shotgun sequence genomic DNA:
TGTAACCTGAGTCCATTCAGAATATACTGAGCCATCCTTAGGGAAATGAAGGCAGCAGCTGTTGTGCTTCCGTTCTGCAGTTGTGTTGCCAGTAGCATCGATGGTGTTATTTCTGCCTCCCTTGGGAACCCTACTGTGCAGTGCTCTCACACAGTCCATTCATATTTTACTCCTGTTCATTAATACATGTGCTCACTACTCTTCTGACTTTGCAGATGAAATATGGTGCTTTATAAGGAACAAAATATTggtgtttttatattgtaaaaatcaTATCATGCTCGGTGTCTGAAATTCTACAAGTGTAATGACCATTTTTTGCATCGCATCATTTGTACTCCAGCAAGACAAAAGCTTAGAACTTAACCAATTCTGCTTGAAAACAGAATATGAAATAAAGGCAGCTACCAGTACAAAGGACAGCATGTGATTGGTTTTTAGAACGTGTTTCTGGAGTGCcatatctttaatttttttcccatttatcatTCCTTGTGAATGTTGCCATTCTTTGTGAACCGGGTGCTCAAAATGTATGAATGGGTATGAATCTAGTGGGCTTTGATAGGAGTACTTTGTTTACTTTTACCTGGAAACAATAGGTATTTTGTAAACTAGTGTAGTTTTAGTAAGAATACATTTAACTtagttctgaaaaatgtatttgtggcTGTGTATTTACTGATACCCTCTTGCATTATGGCTGACAAggaaaacaaactatacatgaATCTCTGAAGCAACACGCATGAACCTTGTATAAAAACGAAGTACAATTATTAAGCGAGTtctccctttaataaaatgcattcatttgaCCTTTAAAGTCATGACATCGATGCAGACGTCATCTTTCTGTGCCTGGCTTTTCTTTCTGCTTAAATTCTTGGTATTCAAGGTTGGCTTACATTTGAAACTACAACCCTGCCATCAATATATACAACCTTGGTGTGATTTTGAACCCAGTATTCTTGGTGATGTTCAAGAATAAAATCAATTGAACCAAACACATATGGTTTCTAATAATCGTGTTAATGCTCCTGATTATGCCTCCATTTTGTAACTAGATGTCTGACAGAAGTTCAGTTTTAGGTTTAGTTGTTTCCTGGGCAAGGCAAATAGAAATGTGCCTGCTACCATTACCCACTGTACATATCCGATGGATTGCTGTGATTATAGTGGAGTATTCAATTCATGAACATTTCAAAtatgcatacacacacatacaaacgcACACGCACAAATGAAGTCTGTCAGCAAGAGACCATAAAGTGCATTCATCCATATTTCATAAATGTGGGTTTTCATTTCCTGTGGttacacattttcttttattgtagcGCAGTCCAGGGGTTGACTAAATAACAGAAACcttgaaaatatatacatatcaagCTCCTAAGCACTAAGAGCTCTCTGTTAGTGGCCTCATATATCAAAGTGCtgacacatacatatatttgcaCAAACTGTTAATTAGCAATCAACTAATATGACATACTAGTGAAGCTGCCCATGTATTGGTAACTTCTCCAAACGTAATGGCTTTCCTAAATCCAGTGCCCAAGTTCCCCATCTGTGATCTCCAACTAGGAGCATTCGCACTGCAAACCAACATGAGCACAACTTCCAATATGCATGCTCCTGCTTTGTGCTGCGATGCTCCCAGATGTGGTTATTGATCTTTATGTTTGAAAGCAAAATGTGTTTATCAATagtattttgtttgtgtttgctGTATTTAGGAATATGAAACCCAAATAGAATGTTATTGTaggtgggaaaaaaaaagttcattctaATAAACTGACATAATGTCTGACATGACTTATTTGTATCATTCCCTGAATTTACACTAAAGCACTAAAAACTAATTTTGTGTTGCATTAGTGTTTTATTGTGaccaataataatttataattttatctTTATGTAGGTGGATATGAAAGATTCCACTCGGAGTACCCAGAGTTTTGTGCAAAAACAAAGTCGATAAACAGTATTTCCCTGCCTGCCAGCATAGCACCTGCTGAAATGGGCTGCAGTTCTTGCACTACACCACTGCATGACCAGGTAACCTCATTTTTCTATGAATAGCATACTTGTATAATGTATCATCTGCTAAATTAGACCCAATTCGTAGTTACCTTAAATATGAATTGACAATACAGGGTTACCAAAATTTGCTCTTAGTACAAAGGTGATAAAGAGACTGGTGTGGTTTCCATCTTGGAGTTAGGAATTCATTTTCCCCCCTGTggggcaaattggaaaggcttttCCTTTCCACCGTCTTCTGGCTCAACTGGCAGTTAGTCCGGTTCAACTAGACATAAAAGGGCATGGACATGTGCCGATTTTCAACCTAAATTAGTGTTACTATGAATTGGAATATTTTGGCACGATTGTCACTGGATTAGTCAGTTTTTCcattaaagcttttattttatttaaattgttcctTGTATTTAGGTGAGTTCTTGGTATTTGTTCAGTTGTAtgtgacacatttagttacattacaTTTAATGAAAATGTGGCTAGCGATTATGCATGTGTACATGAGCGTTCATGCTTAAAGTAAGGATGCATTGAGAGCAATAATCATGCCCTTGTGCCTTTCTATAGTCTCTCAAAGAAAACAAAAGCCTTAAGTACTTTACCTTAAAATATGTCCCACAAAAGTATTATCTGATGCCCCCTGCAGCCATACTTTACATCTGATGTGATTCCAAATAAAGCTTGTATATTGGCTAGAAAATCAAAACTGTGTACACATCTCAGTAAGGTAAAGTGTCTGTTTGCCTTAATACCCACTTTTGAATGCAGCAATCCAGGGATAGTGGGGCTTGCAAGATGgtcatattttatttctatttagctGCATGCATGCCTGATTTGACTTTTCCACCTCACTCTTCACTAGGCAAATTTAAAATATAGATAACAAAGAAATGTAGCATTAAAACATTCCAAAAATCTACTACTGAAGAACTTTCTGATAGCtaacatattcttttttttaatatatatctgAAACAGGGTGGGCCTGTAGAGATCCTTCCTTTCTTATACCTTGGCAGTGCATACCATGCAGCCAGAAGAGAAATGCTGGATGCTTTGGGGATCACAGCGTTACTGAATGTATCTCCTGACTGTCCCAATCACTTTGAAGGCCATTATCAGTATAAATGTATACCAGTGGAAGATAACCACAAAGCTGACATCAGCTCTTGGTTTATGGAGGCGATAGAATATATTGGTAAGTGTTCTAATAATGCTATTTTGTATTGTACATGTTCATCAGCATTACAAATAAAATGGTGACATTGGTCTGCTGGGAAGAAGTTGGAATCctgtaaaatttgcaaatgtttgaAAAGATTTACCAACAAAAAGACTTGAGGCatacaagttaaaggagaactaaactctaaacataaatatggctaaaaatgccatattttatatattgaacttattgcaccagcctaaagttccagcttctcaatagcagcaatgatccaggacttcaaacttgtcacaggggggtcaacatcttggaaagtgtctgcgacactcacatgctcagtgggctcggagcatctgttgagaagctacatttaggggttgtcgcaaattatcaagcagagaaCGAGGTTCTTCTGTAATAttatctgatgctacagggctgataaattctgatgctaattgcactggttgctgtaatgccatgtagtaattatttggattcattactaatcagccttataatgtgacatttgtattctatatgtactgtatattgtgagtgggtccctaagctcagtaactgacagcagcacagagcagaaaagaagatggggagctactggggcatctttggatacacagatctttcctgctaaagagCTATGGTTGTCTTCTGGCTGGGCGTAATGTATTTGACTGATTTCATTATGTATTGTTGGCAAAACTAAATAATAAATTCCTGTTACAGACTCCGTTAAAGATCAAAATGGACGTGTCCTTGTTCACTGCCACGCTGGCATTTCCCGCTCCGCTACCATCTGTTTGGCCTATTTGATGATGACAAAAAGGGTGAAGTTGGAGGAAGCCTTTGAGTTTGTTAAGCAGCGCAGGAGCATCATCTCTCCTAACTTCAGCTTCATGGGACAGCTTTTACAGTTTGAATCTCAGGTCCTAACCACTACCTGTGCTACAGAAGCTGCCAGTCCTTCTGCCACTTTGCGAGAACGCAGTAAGCCTTCCGGTTCACCCACATCTACTTTTGTGTTTAGCTTCCCGGTGTCAGTAGCTGGTCCAAGCAGCATTCCCTATCTCCACAGTCCTATCACAACCTCCCCCAGCTGCTGAAGGAATACAGAAGCATCTTTTGCATTTATCCTTTTATGGCCACAGTGGGTCCAAAGTGACTTTTCTAAGGAGCACCAAACTTTGCCTCTAAGTAGGATGCAAACTGTTTATTAATCGAGTGGGGGgtggaaaaaaaagcaataatggTGAAGAGATCTCCTCTGGTGCACTGGAGATGtacttgtttattttatatttatgcagaCTTCTATCCTTTTATCTTTGACTTGTATatgtgtcatttatttttattttttttttccaaaagcctAGTGGCTTAAGGgcagtttttaatttttgtcacatttttaataatgaacACAACTTGGGAAATGTTCTTTTCCCAAAGTGCCTAgttttctaattttcaatttttttgtatttaattctaTATTTAAAGAAAGTTTGTTTGCCTTGAAAGTTCTGTCCTCCAAAGTATCATAATGCAATAAGAAAACAATTCCaactttcaaaaaaagaaaaggcaactGCAAATCTATAACAAATATCAGATTGATTTTTAAAAGCACAACTGAAAGTATTTAACATGTCAGCAAACACAGTGGAAAGTTAGGCAGTTGAGGACAGAACAGGACTCtaggggggtgtgtgtgtgtacttcTGTTGTATTCCAAATACTGTtgcaatatttcatattttagtcGACTTTCTTGCCTAAAGCCAGCCTACTGACCAAGGAGCATGGGGAGTGAAGTTACAATCTGAAACAAGTttcttcatttaaaataaattaaaattcttgCAGTATGTAGTATACAATCAACATTCATGGCGTGCTTGCTGCAAGGCCAATTCCAGATTCAACTCGCACAGTTAAAAGGTTATTTTAGGAACTGTGCGATTAGTGACTAATATACATAATTGCACTATACATGTTTTAAGTATTGTAGAGTTTAGCCAGGACCTCAGTATTCTGAccactattcattttttttgtcttgtctAGTGTTGCTATTTATCAACATATATTATTGAGCTTTGATGGTGTTCACGTGAAATACAGATTTGTCAGATTTGTGTTtccaatatttttacatttcacttCATAAATTAACCAGTATATTATGTAACTATTGTATTATCTTACAGCAAACCCACAGCACCACTTGGCAGTGCTGCTATCTGTGTGTCCATAGGCACATCGCTATCTCAGAGGGCCCATAGCAACATGACTGTGCTGGTTCTTTGTCTCCCGTCCTTAAAATTTACAAGGCTTTTACAAGTCAAATTGGAATTCTGTCATGTCTTTTATGGAACTTATGGGTGACTTCTTATAGCCTTATAAATGACCGTGTGTGTGGTACATTATCCTTTGCATATTAGACGAGACAAGTGAGCACTGTTTTTGAGTATTCATGCTACAGCTTATTTATGCCTACATATACTACCAGGAAGCACCATGTTCTGGTGTTTGGGAAAGATGGACAGATAGCACCAGATAGCATTATATTAATAATCAGACACTTTAGATTTGTTCTGCCAGTAAACTCATTATTATTAGGGCTCTACCATGCTTGTGTTTAAAACAAGCTACAGCAAATAATGGAGATGCTAAACTCATTCTAATGCTGTATATTCAAAGAATGGAACAGATTTACATTGTTGCCGTGACTTTCATAAATAGCTCATTGTttcatataacaataaaaaaaaggcaattgtcTTGTTCTTAATCATTTTTGTCCCAGAAGGGTCCTAATTATCCACAGAGTAGACACTTACAAATAACTGGGACCAGCCTATCTGCAAAATAGTAGataaatatatttcagttatAGGTCAGATTCTGCTGTTTATAATGTACAGTCGGGTGGAACCATATCTTGGCTTCACACATGGGGATTACACTAAGTCCTGGAAGTACCTTTGCTGTGCAAGTGGGCATCACTTCATGACAGTGGCAACCTTTTCAAATAAATTGTACTTTCCTACATTTCCTGCTGTGTAGATATGaatgtaatatacaggtatgggaccttttaaccagaatgctcgggacctggggctttccagataacgtctttctgtaatttggatcttcccaccttaagtctactagaaaatcatgtaaacattaaatacacccaataggctggttttgcttccaataagaattcagtatatcttagttgggatcaagtacaagctactgttttattattacagagaaaaaggaaataattttttaaaattaaattttttttttgattctcaTAGGGCTAGTGCAGGAATCTCCCCAGGAGGATACCAGTGTTCCAGTTTGAACAGAAGTGACAGCTGCGCTTCTAGTCATAGCTAAATGTTCATATTTTAAATAGTACGTTCCAAATGGGGCAACATTCTAacaataaagccatttctaaGATTTTGGTATTTTATTTATAAGGGTGAAAACAATCTAACGCGGTCTAAAGTAATGCTCCCCATGAGCTCCAGGGACATTTTTTCCTCCTTTTAAATCCTTTAGGctttaaaagagaaatatttacgggaaagctccaaaatatagcatcttttttattttgttggtaCACAATGGATTATTTAATGCTAACAATCAGATCCAGGGTACTTATTCATCTTCATGATACCACACTAGATATCTTTCCAAGGATTACTCTACTTTTCATATAGCAGTGGGTTCACTTGGTTATGGTTAATATTAGGAATCTAAGCAAGGATACAGAATCAGGCAGATCCTAGGATACTAGTAGAAAGATCAGACTCCCTAGGGTTCTTTCAGCCAAGATTACAGTCTGCTATGATGCATTCCTGGGGCACAAAATGATCATGAACATTATATGAAGAGGCAGGTTCTGAGTAAAAGTGGATAATTGCTCTATCTATAGCTCAATTAAATGGAAACCAAAATCCAGTATACCAAAAGAACCTCAGTTCTTAAATATtaactaggggggttatttactaaactccaaatgcaaaaatcacaaaaaaattgtgggtttttttttttttataaaatcagactttttttaaaaaaaaaaaatcacaaatttttcggaatttattaaaccctgaggatggaaaagtcagaatctgaaaatccggcatctcagacctgtcgaggttgcatataagtcagtgggagaagacccaatgatgttttgatgtgcgctgagtttcgtgcaataccccgaagtgtttggagttttcaggtgaaaattccagaaaaatagtgaaatacgtgaaaatcggatgaaaaaatcagaacaaatcgtgaaaatttgatatttttttttcccccgaaaagcaaattttcgggaaaatgtaaaaataagcataaaaaactagAGCGGATTTGATCTTTGCGGATTGCCCTTTGGCTTAGGAATGAGAATATGGACACATGCTCTTGGCTGTTACACCTTGGCATCCAATCAGCAGTTGCCCTTTATAGATCTACTGGAATATTGTAACCAAAAAGTTCTAAGGCCTTTTTGTTGCCACATAGCTTGAATAACGTGTATGGGGAAATTTTTGGCTTTCTGTAAAATTCAGAAGGTTTTTATGCACTGTTTTCCTGGTTAAAACATAACCACTTTCCCTTCTGATCTCATTGGATGAAGTGGCTTATACTTTTGTTTTCATCACAGTGTGAGCACTCCATGCTGGTTGTTATCATTGCTTTACATTCAGGTTGAACCCTTTACAACCACAAAGGCACATATACTCTTGTTTTGGTGGCTTGCAGCAGTGGAGTGTCACTGGAATATGACAACAATGTAGGGAATTAGTCTTTATAACTGGAAGCGTGATTAGAAAATCAATGCAATAGCGTTTGTTTTGAATTTCTCTGtaaatattttcattcttttaagTGACCCAGTTTTTCTTTATATCCTATAAGCAGGGCATCTGTATTATGTATATAcgtgttttctcattatttaaaatgttaactTATTGCCTGAAAGATTGTTtggagaaaaattaaaaaaaaaaaaaaatgaaagagagcAAGCTTCTTGTGTCTGTATGTTTGCAATGGCATATACAAATTGTCAAATCAAAGGTAACCTGCTAACAGCTCCCTGGCACCTACATTGCTAAAAATACTCCCAATGCTCCaactagtggtagatatgagaacaacattcaatagtaaaaatccaagtatCCAActaaaatcataacagaattcattttagtgaatttcacatttaatttgCACTGCAAGTGGGACTATGGGAAAGCATATTTAGCAGTGGGTGAAAGTAAGAGTGCATCATTTgattaaaaattccataggaatgaataggaagtgggcgagtttttctgtggtgagctctaatatcacactttgttaaatctgccccttactttaTCAAGGAAAACTACggtatatattgttttgttcgaCTTGAGCTTTTGATTAATGTACTTAAGTAAAAAGATATTCCTCAATATTTTTTGATAATATTCAATACATATCaaaaacattaattatttaaTCTGTAAAAAGAACACAATATTAGCCCAATATCTCTAGAACATgcccatatgaaaaaaaaaaaataaatatatatatatatatatatatatatatatatatatatatatatatatatatatatatatatatatataatttcatagtGATGTCTTCTTTAGACACTGCCAAATTTTCAAAGCATTGCACCAGAAATTAACATACTTTTAGATTTTGGGGCCAAAAGTTCTGACAAATACAAAATaggtaaatatatctttctattcaaacctaCCAAATCACAAGGCTTTTCAAGTTCATTAGGTACCAAAATATTActactataggttccatgcaggatgctgccactttgcagagtgatttgactaaattggaaaacagggcagcaaactggaaaatgaggttcaatgttgataaatgcaaggttatgcacttgagcaaaaaataatataaatgcaagttatacactaaatggcagtgtgttgggagtttccttaaatgagaatgatcttggggtttttgtagataacacgttgtctaattctgggcagtgtcattctgtggctactaaagcaaagaaagttctgtcttgcataaaaaaagggcattaactcaagggatgaaaaaataattatgcctctttataggtccctggtaaggcctcatctggagtatacagtgcagtttttggctccagtccttaaagctggccatagacgcaaggaTCTgattcccatctcccgacccgccactaaccattccgatcaaataaagtacaaaagaacaaatcagccgatgttctgcccctgacagcaacatgaaatacgaaagttatgtccgaccaaagctagtgacagtctccctctgaaaatcgtacgatcggcaatacatgcagagatattacccacagccgacagaaatcttttaacctgtctgatcgaccaaacgaccgatctccgccaaacgaaaaatgttgggaatctccacacacggtccgaaaatcgtgtAAATCCTCGTAtggtatgatcagatctttgcgtctatggccagcttaagagggatataaatgagctggagagagtgcagagacgtgcaacttaattggttagagggatggaagacttaaattatgagggtagactgtcaaggttggggttgttttctctggaaaaaaggcgcttgcgaggggacatgattacactttacaagtacattagaggacattatagacagggGGGGATCTTGTTttccataaaaaggatcaatacACCAGAGGCCACTGCTTTACAAACACATATTTGTACACATTTTGCATGCAGAGGctcaaaataataatatacagcacacaattttcatggcaaaacaatagcaatgcaatgcaataaatGGACTCAAAGCCAATCAAACCAATACATTGTTCTCATTTTGTGAGATCACTAGTTAAAAAATATCAGCTTCAATAGTTTCCCCGTGCTGTGAAAGTTTTATAGGCACAAACAAGCAATCCACAACTACACACAACTGAAAGTCCAATAAAATGGCTACAAATGTAGAACATCGCAAAATACAGTTACAAAATGAATTGCAAAGCACATTTAACAATAAAGCTACttaaattggcaaaaaaaaaaagaaatactaaaaaaacaaaagggttAAACAGAAATACCAGCATCAGTTTATTAGTTTTAATGTAAGGCAGGAGGGTCTGGCGCTTGTAGCACTggtatccgtgtatggccaggcAGATGTGCACTTATGTAACTAGAATAATAAACCGACGGCTATTTCATAACTCTGACGCATTTGTTTATTCTCTAAGCTTCATGAACAGGAATCTGCCAGATTTATAGACTCAACATATAAAAAATCCATTTCAGGAAATAAGTAGTTTATTTTTACCCTAAAAAAATCATTCAATAAAAATCTAGAAAACAGCCCAGTTATTGGCATTCTATAATGCTGAAAGCCATTCTAATCCTGCTCTCGCCCACATGCTGCTTTATATAGAATACAGCACAATTGCCTGTGTGGCCTGGTATGGATACCAGGAAGGTCTAAGCATAAGACACAGACATGAGCTAGAGGTTAGTATGCAAAAGATAAATAGAATTACTTATCatccttttgcctttatatgtttTTCCATGTGAGCCCCTATAGCAGGGATGAGACAAAGCAGATTATAGGTGGCATTGGTACCAGGCCTAACCCTGCATGAGCAGCAGGTGGGAATCTGAATCTGTAGAAAAGGAAGTGCATTTACATTTACAGCTCTGTAGAACTGCatgatacttaaaggaacagtaacaccaatagatgaaagtgttttaaagtaatgaaaatatcatgtaccgttgctctgcactgttaaaactgatctgtttgcttcatataaacaagctgctgagtagcaatggcggaaattgaaaaaaggctttatggcacaagttaaatagtggataacattatattctacagagctgctatctgctgtgtaacctgagccttttctcatttgaatggctgcccccattgttacacataaaaaatacgttttttgaagcaaacacagcagttttaccagtgcagggcaacactgcattatatttttattactttaaaacacttattttttgatgttattgttcctttaactgacctgtataaaacaccAGCATCTTATATTATTTGCCATTGTCactaatgtaatacaggtatgggacctgttatgcagattgtttgggacttgggggtttccagataatggattgttccataatttggatcttcagagcTTGTCTACAagaaaaataagtaaacattaaataaacccaataggtgtatttgcctccaataagtattaattatatcttagttgggatcaagtacaagctactttttttattattacagagaaaaaggaaatttaaaaatttaaaaatgtgattttaatgaagtttatgagagacggcctttccgtaattcatagtTTACTGGACAAtgggtctctggataatggatcccatactggaacaaagaaaaaagtaattctaagcaactttttagtataCGTTAATTCAAAATATTCAATGTTTCTAAAGTTATTGGCATCAATGGGTTGCACACTGCTGTGGCTGGAGGGGAGCTGACATTGTTTCAATGGTACAAGTGCCCAGGACAAACAATGCCCCCCCCCCTAGTCTCTAAATGCAGCGACTATTTGTCACCGGCAAATATCCCTCtggcccagtccgatcctggatatatccctttaacttaatgtCAATGCAGTACATAATTATTCATTACATTTAGAAAGTTTAAAGCTTAAACTAAATGTTCTTTTTCATAATAGTGCCTCTTTATCCTGTTGCCTGGCACAGACTTTAAGATTTGCATTGCAATGGCAGCCCAGTGTTTCAGCTTGTGTCCCCCGCCAGTAGGCAATGAACAGAGGGGGATCTTGTGGCCCTCTATCCTATCCTGCCAATCCTGTACCAGATAATTGTTCAACCACACCCACACACCCACATGGAACAATGGGCAACAACAACTGGCACAGGCAGAGTCAAGTGTGTGCACCAGCCCTTAGaacaggggtagggaacctgcggctctagagcctcatgcggcttttcatcctgcttgctgcggctcagtcttgcggctttgcctgtcaggtcgtatttacagccctcgcacctgctggtggcttcttgagtgtgcgacagcggtaagcacactcaagaagccgccagcaggtgctagggctgtatagacgtcccaagagtggcaagactgagccacagcaagatgatcacattaaacagatgagaacactagcatttaatagggctattcagtgtttaatttatttcaaagtagccctgcatatacacaatgcacttctgtttgttgtattctgttgttgtaacagttaaaaataaaagtttaaaaaagtttataagctgtgttatgttttgcggctccagagtgtttttctttagtgggagaggggcaaaatggctcttttgatagtaaaggttgctgacccctgccttAGAATGTGATGTGAACTTCATCATGCACCACATAcagcaaggaaaaaaaacaactgtagCAGCACCAggtaaagactttaaaaaaagcCGGTACTTAATATCCCCTAGAAATGGTATGCTGTAGATAACATACTGTAGATAACAGACTATGTAGGCTCTTTTaataaaactgggcaaatttgcatcttggcagtaacacatggcaaccaatgaagTTTGCTTTCACTGATCTACTGCTAGCTGGCTAAGCATaactaatcaccgattggttgctacaggttgaTTGCTAAGGTGTACACAAAAAAAAGGCCCCTtcttctgcctgcacccagaatcaTTGCATTGGCTCAGGTGCAGACACAAGCTGCTAATTTCAGTGAAGAAACACAAGACTTTGCGGTCTCACACCCAAATCAGTGTTGTGCATGCACCCAAGCCAACACAATGGGTCTAGGTGCAGGCAAAAGAGGACGCTAATAGGGGCTGATTTTCGGTCCCCGTGTGGCACCAGCATAGTCGGACTGGAGAGTTGGCGGCTCATGTGGGCATCTGCCACAGGGGCCCCCCAGTTGAAACTTCCCCTCTAGGTCCCCCAGGAGATCAGTCGGCAGCGCCGGCAGTAGACAGGTGGGGGTATGGGTCgacgggggcccactgggtttttacctagtgtcccactagcccagtctgaccctgggcacTAGTCATAATGCCCACATTCCAATTCAAAGGATGTAATGCTATGTCATTTCTACATGCTCCAGTGTTCATGCCTTCTCTTTGGAAATGTTGAAGGATATCCCCTCCCTATGTTGTAAGGTGTGGGACAGGTGTA
This region includes:
- the dusp4.L gene encoding dual specificity protein phosphatase 4 is translated as MFTQRAIEWRPGSVMVTMEELREMDCSVLKRLLKRESAHGSRNSKRGSVGVGGTCLLLDCRPFLAHSAGFIQGSVNVRCNTIVRRRAKGSVSLEQILPAGCKEGEEEVLSRLRSGLYSAVIVYDERSPRADDLREDSTVYLVVQALRRDTDSSDICDICLLKGGYERFHSEYPEFCAKTKSINSISLPASIAPAEMGCSSCTTPLHDQGGPVEILPFLYLGSAYHAARREMLDALGITALLNVSPDCPNHFEGHYQYKCIPVEDNHKADISSWFMEAIEYIDSVKDQNGRVLVHCHAGISRSATICLAYLMMTKRVKLEEAFEFVKQRRSIISPNFSFMGQLLQFESQVLTTTCATEAASPSATLRERSKPSGSPTSTFVFSFPVSVAGPSSIPYLHSPITTSPSC